From the Oryza glaberrima chromosome 5, OglaRS2, whole genome shotgun sequence genome, one window contains:
- the LOC127773009 gene encoding non-specific lipid-transfer protein-like, whose amino-acid sequence MRAGRLVILVAVAVVVVVAGGGAAEGAGECGRASADRVALRLAPCVSAADDPQSAPSSSCCSAVHTIGQSPSCLCAVMLSNTARVAGIKPEVAITIPKRCNMADRPVGYKCGDYTLP is encoded by the exons ATGAGGGCGGGCAGGTTGGTGATCctcgtggcggtggcggtggtggtggtggtcgccggcggcggggcggcggagggcgccggCGAGTGCGGGAGGGCATCCGCCGACCGGGTGGCGCTGCGGCTGGCGCCATGcgtgtcggcggcggacgacccGCAGTCGGCGCCGTCGAGCAGCTGCTGCTCGGCGGTGCACACCATCGGGCAGAGCCCCAGCTGCCTGTGCGCCGTGATGCTGTCCAACACGGCCAGGGTCGCCGGgatcaagccggaggtcgccatCACCATCCCCAAGCGCTGCAACATGGCCGACCGCCCCGTCGGCTACAAGTGCGGAG ATTACACGCTGCCTTGA
- the LOC127774660 gene encoding uncharacterized protein LOC127774660 → MPPKRGGTMKTTAAAAAGATGTAGASPVGGGPAGDASAAAGRRVIRLRSRELGLEATTGAGEDVASDDPGPARKKGKVQPATKGAKGKAARADRPTPPPRPRLPPYPKSGDPMDVLKWDTEFRRICALPEPAGTVIPCTVRRKPTGPRTVSVTDIASVADNSMIRKASRSVVGISSRIPDGKEIMQCSGIVVDWNKTSRLATIVTCSAAVCFDGALVHPNPKLLVHLPNRSTAEGQLLFFNAHYRIALLEALVDSPLEPANFGSSPKFGQKVFALARDKKSSFFARSGTVLLQDPPFFLKYKYWLSLSSAIELCGTGGPAIDERGDVAGMTFGRLPNPDLLSISILQTCIDMWRRFSRIARPFLRMDLIAFQTLDISHQEEIESEHGITDGFIVDLVRHDSTAGRVGISRGDVIVSYNGLRDFTLHTFEEYLLNLGWGFLESTDPSWTINLELEIYDPVRRTIRGVTFPLGFSDICEDVLVLP, encoded by the exons ATGCCGCCGAAACGGGGCGGTACCATGAAGacgacggcggctgcggcggcgggagccACGGGCACAGCGGGAGCCTCTCCAGTCGGCGGCGGTCCAGCGGGAGATGCAAGTGCTGCTGCGGGGAGGAGGGTTATCCGCCTTCGATCGAGGGAGCTAGGGCTGGAGGCGACGACGGGCGCTGGGGAGGATGTCGCGTCGGATGATCCGGGGCCGGCTCGGAAGAAGGGGAAGGTCCAGCCGGCGACGAAGGGAGCCAAGGGTAAGGCCGCACGAGCGGATCGCCctaccccgccgccgcgtcctagATTGCCGCCGTACCCCAAATCCGGCGATCCCATGGATGTTCTCAAGTGGGATACAGAGTTCAGGAGGATCTGCGCTCTTCCAG AACCTGCAGGTACTGTCATCCCTTGCACTGTCAGGAGGAAGCCTACGGGCCCTCGCACCGTCAGCGTCACGGACATCGCAAGCGTAGCAGACAATAGCATGATCCGGAAGGCTTCTCGTTCCGTCGTCGGCATTTCCTCCAGGATACCTG ATGGGAAGGAGATTATGCAATGCAGTGGTATCGTGGTCGATTGGAACAAGACCAGCAGGTTGGCGACAATCGTAACTTGCTCTGCAGCCGTGTGCTTTGATGGTGCACTAGTCCATCCCAACCCCAAG TTGCTCGTACATTTGCCTAATAGGTCTACCGCAGAAGGACAATTGCTTTTCTTCAATGCACACTACCGTATTGCATTGCTGGAGGCCTTGGTGGACTCTCCATTGGAGCCTGCTAATTTTGGCTCTAGTCCAAAATTTGGACAAAAGGTGTTTGCCTTGGCAAGGGACAAGAAGTCATCCTTCTTTGCTAGGTCTGGGACAGTCCTGTTGCAGGATCCACCATTTTTTTTGAAGTACAAATACTGGTTATCTCTCAGCTCTGCAATTGAACTG TGTGGCACTGGAGGACCTGCGATTGATGAGCGTGGTGATGTTGCAGGGATGACATTCGGTCGTTTGCCAAATCCAgatctcctctctatctctatccTGCAGACATGCATTGACATGTGGAGGAGATTCAG TCGTATTGCTCGCCCCTTTCTTCGTATGGACTTGATAGCCTTTCAGACGTTGGATATTTCACACCAGGAGGAGATTGAATCGGAGCATGGCATTACCGATGGTTTCATCGTGGACTTG gTGCGCCATGATTCCACTGCTGGGAGAGTTGGTATTTCCAGGGGTGATGTCATTGTTTCATACAATGGACTTCGTGACTTCACTCTGCATACG TTCGAGGAGTACCTTCTCAATCTTGGCTGGGGTTTTCTTGAGAGTACTGATCCGAGCTGGACGATCAATTTAGAG CTTGAGATATATGATCCTGTTAGACGTACTATCAGAGGTGTTACCTTCCCTCTGGGATTTTCTGATATTTGCGAGGAT GTCCTTGTACTGCCATGA
- the LOC127773189 gene encoding uncharacterized protein LOC127773189, translated as MNITQGTRQRQATGFVIARRANIIKILTCAHIIEDVYTKDKHDVTLQELNAAFTFDVLCVHQERRILATPSPMPTSRRLRSLTNAMVVAIDTSKDLLVLQVNADDILLSNSQTCICEHAPINIALAPPRIREKVMLLGWPPQRSESITEGCVSYLKRTYDAVCDIDFNVKGHTMRLMEVSGLVCGHGYSGGPLLNNEMEFVGTYHGTIEMKGYAVSLGDIRRFLAQFEVLTGGWPAANQ; from the exons ATGAACATCACCCAAGGTACCCGACAGAGACAAGCAACAGGGTTTGTGATTGCTAGGAGAGCAAACATTATTAAGATTCTTACATGCGCCCACATTATTGAGGATGTTTACACCAAAGATAAGCATGACGTGACCCTGCAGGAGCTCAACGCAGCGTTCACGTTTGATGTCCTATGTGTGCATCAAGAACGACGCATACTAGCAACACCCAGCCCAATGCCCACCTCCCGGAGACTTAGATCACTGACGAATGCAATGGTGGTCGCCATCGATACCAGCAAAGATTTGCTTGTTCTCCAGGTGAATGCTGATGACATCTTACTATCCAACTCACAGACTTGCATTTGTGAGCATGCACCGATCAACATTGCTCTTGCTCCTCCAAGAATAAGAGAGAAAGTCATGCTGCTTGGTTGGCCCCCTCAACGCTCGGAATCAATCACTGAGGGATGTGTTTCGTACCTGAAGAGGACATATGATGCTGTGTGTGATATTGATTTCAATGTCAAGGGACACACGATGCGTCTTATGGAGGTctctggtttggtttgtggtcaCGGGTATTCGGGTGGTCCACTATTGAACAATGAAATGGAATTCGTAGGGACCTATCATGGGACGATCGAGATGAAAGGATATGCTGTGAGTTTGGGAGACATTCGCCGTTTCTTGGCTCAGTTTGAAGTG TTGACTGGAGGATGGCCTGCTGCTAATCAG TAG